The proteins below are encoded in one region of Triticum aestivum cultivar Chinese Spring chromosome 1B, IWGSC CS RefSeq v2.1, whole genome shotgun sequence:
- the LOC123096137 gene encoding O-methyltransferase ZRP4 has translation MALAREQHILDQGLLDAQLELWHHTFGYVKSMALKSALELSIADAIHREGGAATLSQIAATATLHPSKISCLRRLMRVLTVSGVFGIEHSRDGGVEGEAVYALTPASRLLVGSASVNMVHITKMLLHTNLVSPFSDLGTWFQLELPEPDLFKLKHGKTFWELANQDPSYNALVNDGMVSDSNFLMDIAIRECGAVFQGIGSLVDVAGGHGGAAQAISNAFPDLQCSVMDLAHVVAKAPSGTGVEYIAGDMFESVPPADAVFLKWVMHDWGDEDCIKILKNCKKAIAPKDVGGKVIIVDMVVGAGSRDQKHKETQVMFDLFIMFVNGIERDEREWKKIIFEAGFSDYKITPVLGVRSIIEVYP, from the exons atGGCGCTCGCCCGGGAGCAGCACATCCTCGACCAGGGCCTTCTCGATGCCCAGCTCGAGCTCTGGCATCACACCTTCGGCTACGTCAAGTCCATGGCGCTCAAGTCCGCCCTGGAACTCAGCATTGCCGACGCCATCCACCGCGAAGGAGGCGCCGCCACCCTCTCCCAGATTGCCGCCACGGCCACGCTCCACCCGTCCAAGATCTCCTGCCTGCGCCGCCTCATGCGTGTGCTCACCGTTTCAGGCGTCTTCGGAATAGAACACTCCAGGGACGGCGGCGTTGAAGGCGAGGCCGTCTACGCGCTGACGCCGGCGTCCCGTCTCCTCGTCGGCTCGGCCTCGGTGAACATGGTCCACATCACGAAGATGCTGCTCCACACCAACCTCGTCTCCCCGTTCTCCGACCTCGGGACTTGGTTCCAGCTCGAGCTGCCGGAGCCGGACCTCTTCAAGCTGAAGCACGGCAAGACCTTCTGGGAGCTGGCCAACCAGGACCCGTCGTACAACGCGCTCGTCAACGACGGCATGGTCTCCGACAGCAACTTCCTCATGGACATCGCCATCAGGGAGTGCGGGGCCGTCTTCCAGGGGATAGGCTCCCTGGTCGACGTCGCCGGGGGGCACGGTGGAGCGGCACAAGCCATCTCGAATGCGTTCCCGGACTTGCAGTGCAGCGTGATGGACCTCGCCCACGTCGTCGCCAAGGCTCCGAGCGGTACCGGCGTGGAGTACATCGCCGGCGACATGTTTGAGAGCGTTCCACCGGCCGACGCTGTCTTCCTCAAG TGGGTCATGCATGATTGGGGTGACGAGGACTGCATCAAGATACTGAAAAATTGCAAGAAAGCCATCGCGCCAAAAGACGTAGGAGGGAAGGTGATAATTGTCGACATGGTGGTTGGTGCAGGGTCACGGGACCAGAAGCACAAAGAGACGCAAGTCATGTTCGACCTTTTCATCATGTTCGTCAATGGTATCGAGCGAGATGAGCGGGAGTGGAAGAAGATCATCTTTGAGGCAGGATTCAGCGACTACAAAATCACGCCCGTACTGGGTGTGAGATCGATCATCGAGGTTTACCCGTGA